Proteins co-encoded in one Setaria viridis chromosome 9, Setaria_viridis_v4.0, whole genome shotgun sequence genomic window:
- the LOC117838921 gene encoding vesicle-associated protein 1-3 isoform X1 yields MAASCDLLDVDPPELQFPFVLDKQISCPLRLTNRTDRTVAFKVKTTSPRKYCVRPNNGVVPPRSSCTVVVTMQAQKVVPPDLQCKDKFLVQSVVVSDGLLAKYITSQMFVKEVGNVVEEVKLKVAYVMPPEPQSEIAEEHDGLERVLMPMQQIVDNGRSTSELSSGSASLRSAEEVGSPVGRIVKSEEFLKAAAPALETKTYAGRAEQSHQLSAIIAKLTEEKNSALEQNRKLRDELMVVCHCDMQELVRREASKQQGSFSLVLLLALGVLCVILGHLVKK; encoded by the exons atggccGCCTCCTGCGACCTCCTCGACGTCGACCCGCCGGAGCTCCAGTTCCCGT TCGTGCTCGACAAGCAGATCTCCTGCCCCCTGCGGCTCACCAACAGGACCGACCGTACCGTCGCCTTTAAG GTCAAGACGACGAGCCCCAGGAAGTACTGCGTGCGTCCCAACAATGGCGTGGTGCCCCCACGATCCTCCTGCACAGTTGTAG TTACGATGCAAGCGCAGAAGGTGGTGCCTCCGGATTTGCAGTGCAAGGATAAATTCTTGGTGCAGAGCGTGGTCGTCAGTGATGGCTTGTTAGCCAAGTACATAACCTCGCAAATG TTCGTGAAAGAAGTGGGTAATGTGGTTGAGGAGGTGAAGTTGAAGGTTGCTTATGTGATGCCACCTGAACCACAATCAGAGATTGCAGAGGAACACGATGGTTTAGAGAGAGTTTTAATGCCTATGCAGCAGATTGTGGATAATGGAAGGAGTACTTCAGAGCTGTCGAGTGGCTCTGCGTCTTTGAGATCAGCTGAG GAGGTAGGATCACCTGTTGGGCGAATTGTGAAGAGTGAGGAGTTCCTGAAGGCTGCAGCACCTGCTCTG GAAACAAAAACATATGCAGGACGTGCTGAACAATCCCATCAG CTGTCAGCTATAATTGCAAAACTGACCGAAGAAAAGAATTCTGCACTTGAGCAAAATAGAAAGCTTCGAGATGAATTG ATGGTTGTCTGTCATTGTGACATGCAGGAACTTGTAAGGCGCGAAGCCAGTAAACAGCAAGGCAGCTTCTCGCTGGTTCTCTTACTAGCTCTCGGGGTCCTGTGCGTCATTCTGGGTCATCTTGTAAAGAAATGA
- the LOC117838921 gene encoding vesicle-associated protein 1-3 isoform X2 — MAASCDLLDVDPPELQFPFVLDKQISCPLRLTNRTDRTVAFKVKTTSPRKYCVRPNNGVVPPRSSCTVVVTMQAQKVVPPDLQCKDKFLVQSVVVSDGLLAKYITSQMFVKEVGNVVEEVKLKVAYVMPPEPQSEIAEEHDGLERVLMPMQQIVDNGRSTSELSSGSASLRSAEEVGSPVGRIVKSEEFLKAAAPALETKTYAGRAEQSHQLSAIIAKLTEEKNSALEQNRKLRDELELVRREASKQQGSFSLVLLLALGVLCVILGHLVKK; from the exons atggccGCCTCCTGCGACCTCCTCGACGTCGACCCGCCGGAGCTCCAGTTCCCGT TCGTGCTCGACAAGCAGATCTCCTGCCCCCTGCGGCTCACCAACAGGACCGACCGTACCGTCGCCTTTAAG GTCAAGACGACGAGCCCCAGGAAGTACTGCGTGCGTCCCAACAATGGCGTGGTGCCCCCACGATCCTCCTGCACAGTTGTAG TTACGATGCAAGCGCAGAAGGTGGTGCCTCCGGATTTGCAGTGCAAGGATAAATTCTTGGTGCAGAGCGTGGTCGTCAGTGATGGCTTGTTAGCCAAGTACATAACCTCGCAAATG TTCGTGAAAGAAGTGGGTAATGTGGTTGAGGAGGTGAAGTTGAAGGTTGCTTATGTGATGCCACCTGAACCACAATCAGAGATTGCAGAGGAACACGATGGTTTAGAGAGAGTTTTAATGCCTATGCAGCAGATTGTGGATAATGGAAGGAGTACTTCAGAGCTGTCGAGTGGCTCTGCGTCTTTGAGATCAGCTGAG GAGGTAGGATCACCTGTTGGGCGAATTGTGAAGAGTGAGGAGTTCCTGAAGGCTGCAGCACCTGCTCTG GAAACAAAAACATATGCAGGACGTGCTGAACAATCCCATCAG CTGTCAGCTATAATTGCAAAACTGACCGAAGAAAAGAATTCTGCACTTGAGCAAAATAGAAAGCTTCGAGATGAATTG GAACTTGTAAGGCGCGAAGCCAGTAAACAGCAAGGCAGCTTCTCGCTGGTTCTCTTACTAGCTCTCGGGGTCCTGTGCGTCATTCTGGGTCATCTTGTAAAGAAATGA
- the LOC117838922 gene encoding uncharacterized protein: MGGHGGLNILPQKRWNVYNFDNREKVRNDEAAAAREEQLQREAERRRESDLRLAALRRNRGLVQEEPPSAAPPPADGAAGGAAAEDPADALPSPASDGDHINLFSGRSGAAADFAALASASGGRGAARERDPDANPNQKNPKKRKKEEEVRAVGPDEEKYRLGYGLAGKGVAVPWYMSNPAAAAAKEGRARDAGEGSGGKRSGGKKTIEELREERKKREAKEKERERAVLVAAGRKERQSDRGRQSRWAR, encoded by the exons ATGGGCGGGCACGGCGGGCTGAACATCCTCCCGCAGAAGCGGTGGAACGTCTACAACTTCGACAACCGCGAGAAGGTCCGCaacgacgaggccgccgccgcccgcgaggagcagctccagcgcgaggccgagcgccgccgcgagtcggacctccgcctcgccgcgctccgccgcAACCGCGGCCTCGTCCAGGAGGAgccgccctccgccgctccccctcctgccgacggcgccgccgggggTGCCGCGGCGGAGGATCCGGCGGACGCCCTTCCGTCCCCGGCCTCCGACGGAGACCACATTAACCTCTTCTCGGGGAGATCCGGCGCCGCAGCCGACTTCGCCGCGCTCGCCTCGGCCAGCGGCGGGAGGGGCGCCGCGCGTGAGCGGGACCCCGACGCCAACCCTAACCAGAAGAACCCTAAGAAgcggaagaaggaagaggaggtcAGGGCGGTGGGGCCCGACGAGGAGAAGTACAGGCTGGGCTACGGCCTCGCCGGCAAGGGTGTGGCGGTTCCCTGGTACATGTCGaaccctgcggcggcggcggcgaaggagggGAGGGCCAGAGATGCAGGGGAAGGGAGCGGGGGTAAGAGGAGTGGAGGGAAGAAGACCATTGAGGAgctgagggaggagaggaagaagagggaggcCAAGGAGAAGGAGCGCGAGCGTGCCGTGCTGGTTGCTgcggggaggaaggagaggcaGTCTGATCGGGGGCGCCAGTCAAG ATGGGCTCGGTGA